The Gemmatimonadales bacterium genome contains the following window.
GCGGGCCTGATCGACAAGAGCTTCGGGGGCTTCGACAAGTTCAAGGAGCAGTTCGCGGCGGCGGCGATGGGCCGGTTCGGCTCGGGCTGGGCATGGCTGATCTTCGAGGGCGGCAAGCTCGCCATCATGAGCACCCCGAACCAGGACAACCCCGCGATGGAAAAGAAGGCGGCGATCCTCGGCCTCGACGTGTGGGAGCACGCCTACTACCTGAAGTACCAGAACCGGCGGGCGGACTACATCGCGGCGTGGTGGAACGTGGTCAACTGGGAACAGGTCAATGCCAACCTCAAAGAAGTGAGATAGCAGGGGGCAGAGAGCAGGGCAGTTGCGAGACGCCGAGTTGCGAGTGGTTGCGAGACTGCAGACTGCAGAGGGCGGGCCGGACGGTCCGCCCTTTCTGCGTCCGTGCCGCAGCCCGGCGGGACGCGTTTGCTCGATCAATGTCGTGACGGGTCAAACCCCTACGCGGCAGGGTCGGCGGCTGGTACGTGTAAGGGCTATAACAAGTTATAGTGCTCCGACCCTCCCCCGTTCGAGGTTGACAGCGGCAACCTCAGACCCAAGTGTTTAGCCGAGTCACCGTATCCCCTTTCTCCGCCGCCCGTTGGCGGCGGGTCAGGGCAGGGCGTCTCGTGCCAGACCGAGGGGGCATGGTATGCGGCGTGGCGGCGGGAGTGCCGGGGGGCGCAAGCCGCGCGGTCGCAAGCCCGCGGACGGCTCGGCCGCCGGCGACGCCAAGGACGCGACGGCGCGGCGAGGCCGGGAGGCCATCGACCAGTCCCTGTTCGAGAACCTGGCCGAGGGCGTTGCCGTGTGCCGGGCGGTCTTCGAGCACGGAGTGCCGGCCGACTACGTGTACCTCGCCGTCAATCCGTCCTTCGAGCGGCTGACCGGCCTGAGCGCCGTGGTCGGGAAGCGGGTGACCGACGTCATCCCGGGCATCCGGGACTCCAACCCCGACTTGATGGAGGCTTACGGCCGGGTTGCTGCCACGGGCAGACCCGAGCGGCTGGAAGCGTGCGTTCTGGGGGTCTGGTTCACCGTCTCCGCCTACAGCTCCGAGCCGGGGCAGTTCACGGTCGTCTTCGACAACATCACGGAGCGCAAGCGGGCGGAAGAGCGGCTGACCCTCCAGAATCTGGTGCTGGCGACGCAGCAGGAGACCTCGCTCGACGGCATCCTCGTGGTGGACGACGGCGGGCACATCGTCGCGTACAACGGTCGGTTCGTGCAGCTGTTCAGGCTCCCGCCCGAGCTGGTGGCGGCGCGGGACGACCGGCCGGTGCTCGAGTCGGTGCTGGCCAGGGTCTCGGATCCGCAGGGCTTTCTGGCGCGGGTGCGCTACCTGTACGAGCACCGGGAGGAGAAGAGCCAGGAGGAGGTGGCGCTCACGGACGGCCGGACCATCGAGCGCTACTCCGCTCCGATGTTCGATGCCGGGGGCGGTTACCACGGGCGGGTGTGGTACTTCCGCGACGTCACGGAGCGACGGCAGGCGGAGGCGACGCTGCGCTGGGAGCGCTTCCTGATGCGCACGCTGATGGAGAACCTCCCCGATCCGATCTACTTCAAGGACGCCGACAGCCGGTTCCTGACGGCGAACCA
Protein-coding sequences here:
- a CDS encoding superoxide dismutase; protein product: MSHPYSLPALPYAFDALEPHVDAQTMQIHHGKHHQAYVTNLNTALEKAPEWQKKGLSELLANLDKVPETVRTAVRNNGGGHWNHTAFWKLMAKGAGGTPKGDVAGLIDKSFGGFDKFKEQFAAAAMGRFGSGWAWLIFEGGKLAIMSTPNQDNPAMEKKAAILGLDVWEHAYYLKYQNRRADYIAAWWNVVNWEQVNANLKEVR